The following are from one region of the Salvia hispanica cultivar TCC Black 2014 chromosome 1, UniMelb_Shisp_WGS_1.0, whole genome shotgun sequence genome:
- the LOC125192401 gene encoding G-type lectin S-receptor-like serine/threonine-protein kinase LECRK3: MLDNGNFVLYDSESRIIWQSFDNPTDTLLPGQRLLEREEIVSSASETDYGRGNFRLKMQHDGNLVQYPVNTPDATPYDYYASETNTDGNVSLNLDRDGRLYLLHNDRVTLLNISNGGLPTQGSINFMRLDVGGIFRIYSLSLGDLNLTRRWSSTEDECAPKGICGINAFCILIDSAPECQCLPGFVFVQSVCSRNFSVQGCSKTDNRLRYDMRTVENTVWEDSSYEILQMMMNEEECSKACLDDCNCEAAFYKDGQCKKQRLLLRYGRRSLEDSNVAALIRFGTNTVPDIGGDSDRKRIIKNEGRMDILIIGIVLMSIGVLTLSISVIFVRQRQKDYMKISKEAGDSFVEGISLQVYTFQHLSEATNGFKEEVGRGASGTVFKGVMQNGLKMVAVKRLEKEFAQGEREFQTELKTIGKMYHRNLVRLLGYCFDGDNKLLVFEYMRNGSLANILFNQEKRPNWEERMDIARDVSRGILYLHQECETQIIHCDINPQNILMDDNWRAKISDFGLAKLLKQDQTNTITGIRGTKGYVAPEWFQKQPITVKVDVYSFGVMLLEIICCRKCVDSSKNEKRQFLRNGFTTVMQQGRLGVWWGMKRWMRVKWRGWQR, encoded by the coding sequence ATGCTCGACAATGGCAACTTTGTTCTCTATGATTCCGAGTCCAGAATCATCTGGCAGAGCTTCGACAACCCGACAGACACCCTCCTCCCCGGCCAGCGCCTCCTGGAGAGGGAAGAGATCGTCTCCAGCGCCTCGGAGACAGACTATGGGAGAGGGAATTTCAGGCTGAAGATGCAACATGATGGAAACCTCGTGCAGTATCCTGTCAACACGCCGGACGCAACGCCTTACGATTACTATGCATCAGAAACAAACACGGATGGTAACGTCTCTCTCAACCTCGACCGAGACGGCCGACTCTATCTGCTGCACAACGATAGAGTGACTCTGCTGAATATATCCAATGGTGGACTCCCTACGCAGGGATCCATCAATTTTATGAGGCTCGATGTCGGAGGAATCTTCCGCATCTATTCTCTCTCCCTCGGTGATCTCAACTTGACCAGGAGATGGTCCTCCACGGAGGACGAGTGTGCTCCCAAAGGTATCTGCGGAATCAACGCCTTCTGTATTCTGATAGATAGTGCGCCAGAATGTCAGTGTCTTCCCGGTTTCGTCTTTGTTCAGTCCGTCTGTTCAAGAAACTTCTCGGTGCAGGGCTGTTCCAAAACGGACAATAGACTTAGGTACGATATGAGAACAGTCGAAAACACCGTATGGGAGGATAGCTCATATGAGATCTTGCAAATGATGATGAATGAAGAAGAGTGCAGCAAAGCATGCCTCGATGACTGCAACTGTGAAGCAGCCTTCTATAAAGACGGCCAATGCAAAAAGCAGAGGCTTCTGTTAAGATATGGAAGAAGGTCTCTAGAAGACTCAAACGTGGCTGCTCTCATTCGCTTCGGTACAAACACAGTACCCGACATTGGAGGCGATTCGGACCGTAAAAGAATCATCAAGAATGAGGGGCGTATGGACATCCTCATCATCGGAATTGTTCTCATGTCCATAGGCGTCTTGACGTTGTCAATTTCTGTGATATTTGTTCGCCAGAGACAGAAGGACTACATGAAGATCAGCAAGGAAGCTGGAGATAGCTTTGTCGAGGGCATTTCGCTGCAAGTGTACACATTCCAGCATCTGTCCGAAGCAACAAACGGCTTCAAGGAAGAGGTGGGGAGAGGAGCATCTGGCACGGTGTTCAAAGGGGTTATGCAGAATGGCCTGAAAATGGTGGCGGTGAAGAGGTTGGAGAAGGAATTCGCACAAGGAGAAAGAGAGTTCCAGACAGAGTTGAAGACGATTGGAAAGATGTATCACCGGAACCTAGTCCGGCTCTTAGGTTACTGCTTCGATGGAGACAACAAACTACTGGTGTTTGAGTATATGAGGAACGGATCCCTTGCAAACATACTTTTCAATCAAGAGAAACGACCAAACTGGGAGGAACGGATGGATATCGCTCGAGATGTATCGAGAGGGATACTGTATCTGCACCAAGAGTGCGAGACGCAGATCATTCACTGCGATATAAACCCTCAGAACATACTAATGGACGATAACTGGCGTGCAAAGATATCTGATTTTGGGCTGGCAAAGCTACTGAAACAAGATCAGACTAATACAATTACTGGGATAAGAGGCACTAAGGGCTATGTTGCACCAGAGTGGTTCCAAAAGCAGCCGATCACAGTGAAAGTTGATGTGTATAGCTTCGGAGTGATGCTATTGGAGATCATATGTTGTAGGAAGTGTGTTGATTCGAGCAAGAATGAGAAGAGGCAATTCTTGAGGAATGGGTTTACGACTGTTATGCAACAGGGAAGATTGGGAGTCTGGTGGGGGATGAAACGGTGGATGAGAGTGAAGTGGAGAGGATGGCAAAGATAG
- the LOC125192410 gene encoding protein FAR1-RELATED SEQUENCE 5-like, which translates to MVVEGLMTYDGFVGKKDADSVAIDVLGEESEGENAGGGKPGGVGGGCDCVREEPKVMLDDLVWASAAVETRRRNKIVWLDIAVFLSIDSIVLDMESETPSTSYLDNQSSPDDILNNTECPIELKPFVGRSFPTLENAIEFYENYEKLLTELMGGYESVGCTLLGICNYTWDIRRYAEGYDAQMIIDEMKKKKESCDAFTYEYENNFMQFGDIVSFDTTYSMNSYSMIFAPFTGKDDHGRAVSFGAVCQVHGTAPKLIITDQDLGMKVAVENVLVDTSHRWCMWHIMAKVAEKVPKSLLGNSDFKKDLNSCVWSELIEPTEFEDKWNTVMESYELEDADWFVSMFESREFWVPAYFRDFPNSYLIKKTSVSESQNSFFKRYTQSEANLVMFLINFNNAADAQRNQSAKDVNTTAKMIQSGLLRSMHQQYSDYAFKEIHEQILEAYYHCSLISISNESSPELYKVLDHYSNTWDVTFSVEDSLFHCGCKMFSMIGLVCCHILHVLKNKKMRLIPKNRIGGRWLKSPLVKVVHAVQFEDVATHGYDDDKKKAQAILLGEMLELHHAVSVNIDQMHELTSIVHEARHQIFDGGVVTSTAQKKMLIEEFYGAEAPLEVDVQPPEVVSTKGSGSRVPSRVEKALKLKSKPLRQCKKCQEWGHHDSRNCDKLKEKEKQRSRRNSKV; encoded by the exons ATGGTTGTGGAGGGGCTGATGACCT ACGACGGTTTTGTCGGGAAGAAAGATGCCGACAGCGTAGCCATTGACGTGTTGGGGGAAGAATCCGAAGGCGAAAACGCCGGAGGGGGAAAGCCAGGAGGAGTTGGAGGTGGGTGTGACTGTGTGAGGGAAGAGCCTAAGGTGATGTTGGATGATCTTGTTTGGGCTTCTGCTGCTGTAGAAACGAGGAGGAGAAACAAGATTGTGTGGTTGGACATTGCTGTTTTTCTGAGTATTG ATTCAATCGTTCTGGACATGGAATCTGAAACGCCATCTACTTCATATCTAGATAATCAATCATCCCCCGATGACATTCTTAACAATACAg AATGCCCTATAGAGCTTAAACCTTTTGTTGGTCGTAGCTTCCCTACTTTGGAAAATGCCATTGAGTTTTACGAGAACTATG AGAAG CTGTTGACTGAATTGATGGGCGGATATGAGTCTGTTGGGTGTACTCTGTTGGGCATCTGTAACTACACATGGGACATCAGAAGATACGCTGAAGGATATGACGCCCAAATGATAATAGacgagatgaagaagaagaaggaaagtTGTGACGCCTTCACGTACGAGTATGAG AATAATTTCATGCAATTTGGTGACATTGTCTCGTTTGACACTACCTACTCAATGAATAG TTACTCTATGATATTTGCTCCATTCACTGGGAAGGACGACCATGGGCGTGCGGTGTCCTTTGGAGCTG TTTGTCAAGTACATGGTACTGCTCCTAAGTTGATTATTACTGATCAAGACTTGGGAATGAAAGTAGCTGTTGAAAATGTTCTTGTGGATACAAGTCATAGATGGTGCATGTGGCACATCATGGCTAAAGTAGCTGAAAAGGTACCTAAATCACTACTTGGTAATTCTGATTTtaaaaaggatttgaattcGTGTGTTTGGTCCGAGTTAATTGAACCCACCGAGTTTGAAGACAAATGGAACACTGTCATGGAGTCATATGAACTTGAAGACGCAGACTGGTTTGTTTCTATGTTCGAATCTAGAGAGTTCTGGGTTCCGGCATACTTTAGGGACTTTCCTAACAGTTATCTGATAAAGAAAACATCTGTTTCTGAATCTCAGAACAGTTTTTTTAAGAGGTATACTCAGTCCGAGGCTAACCTtgttatgtttttaataaacttCAACAATGCTGCTGATGCCCAACGCAACCAATCCGCAAAAGACGTGAATACTACCGCAAAGATGATACAGAGTGGTCTGTTGAGAAGCATGCATCAACAATATTCAGACTATGCATTCAAGGAAATACACGAACAGATACTGGAGGCGTATTACCATTGCAGCCTTATATCTATATCAAATGAATCAAGTCCCGAGCTTTACAAGGTATTAGATCATTATTCAAACACATGGGATGTAACATTCTCCGTGGAGGATTCTTTGTTCCATTGTGGATGTAAGATGTTTTCTATGATCGGTCTTGTATGCTGCCACATCCTTCATGTGTTGAAGAACAAAAAGATGCGCTTGATTCCGAAGAATCGGATTGGAGGTAGATGGTTGAAATCTCCTCTAGTTAAGGTTGTGCATGCTGTCCAATTCGAAGATGTAGCAACGCATGGTTATGATGATGACAAGAAAAAGGCGCAAGCAATTTTATTGGGAGAGATGTTGGAGTTGCACCATGCTGTTTCTGTCAATATTGATCAAATGCATGAGCTTACATCTATAGTTCATGAAGCAAGGCATCAGATTTTCGACGGCGGAGTAGTAACGTCTACAGCACAGAAGAAGATGCTTATTGAAGAATTTTATGGGGCAGAGGCACCCCTAGAAGTAGATGTTCAACCACCTGAAGTCGTCAGCACAAAGGGATCTGGTAGTAGAGTCCCCTCAAGAGTGGAGAAGGCTTTGAAGCTTAAGAGCAAGCCTTTGCGTCAATGCAAGAAATGTCAGGAGTGGGGTCACCACGATTCAAGGAACTGCgacaaattaaaagagaaagaaaaacagCGCTCGAGAAGAAATTCTAAAGTTTGA